The DNA window TGCCGCACGATACCGCGACATACGACCCGAAATGCGATATCGGAGACCTTCCGTATCGTCCCCGCTCTTGGCTCGGGAACGGACCTCTCGGCTGCGGACCGCTTATTCGTCCGTCCCGTCCCGAACGGCCTCGTAGCGCGTCTCGATTTCCTCGAACAGTTCCTTGCCGATCGCGGTTCGGAGTCGCGGCTCCGCCGTGGCGAAGAATTCGTCCAAATCCTCGTACTCGTCGAACCGGTCGTTCTCCCGCTCGCCGTCGTACCGCGCTTCGCGCTCGTAGACGAGCGCTTGCAGGCACATGTTCACCAGGTCCATGTCCTTGACGAAGACGGACTCGGGGGTCTCGCGGGCTTCGTACTCCTCCCACAGGTTGCGGATTTCGGGGTCCAGCGCGGGCGCGAGGTCGGCCATGGCTTCTCGTTCCCGCCGGTCTTTCTCCGCCGCGGAAATCCGCTGGTCGGCGTCGTTCACGCGCGTCGCAACGTCTCCCGTTTTCGCCTCCGCGAGGTCGTGCACGAGCGCCATGCGGAGCGCCCTGTCGGTGTCGATGTCGGCTTCGTTCCCGTACTGCAAACAGAGCAACGCGACGCCCCACGTGTGTCCAGCGACCGATTCGGGGTCCGAAACCTCCCGGAGTTGCCACCCGGTTCGGCGTTCGTCCTTCAGCGCGAACGCGTCCGCGAGTGCGTCGA is part of the Haladaptatus paucihalophilus DX253 genome and encodes:
- a CDS encoding HD domain-containing protein, producing MDTIDALADAFALKDERRTGWQLREVSDPESVAGHTWGVALLCLQYGNEADIDTDRALRMALVHDLAEAKTGDVATRVNDADQRISAAEKDRREREAMADLAPALDPEIRNLWEEYEARETPESVFVKDMDLVNMCLQALVYEREARYDGERENDRFDEYEDLDEFFATAEPRLRTAIGKELFEEIETRYEAVRDGTDE